The Thiohalorhabdus sp. Cl-TMA genome includes the window GGCGCACCGGGTGCTTGGGACGGAACGGGCGAACGATGCGCAGGTGCTCCGCGCGCACCCAGAGCGGGCTCTCCATGGGCTGCCAGTGTCCCTGCGGGAAATGGCCGGTCACGCGGACCCACTCCCCCGCCCGGCGGTCCGAGGTGAGCAGCGTGTCCCCTTCCCACCGTTCCACTGTCTCTCCGCCGGGCCACTGGCGCAAGGGAGCCTCCCGGCGCAGCTGGAAGGTCTTGGGGCGAGTGACGGCTTCCACGGTGGGGCGGGAAGCGGAGAGCTCGGAGGTGGGTCCGGAAGTGGCCCCTGCCCGGCAGGGCAGAAGCAGGCCCGTAATCGCGAGGGAAGAGAGCCATACGGCGGCGCGGGATCTGTACATTCCGACGGTAGCTGCGACCATCACCTCCCCTTGGGTCTTCACTTGTCCAGGAAATCCGGACACGGATATGCTAACCCCTTCCGACAGGCGATGCACCCGTGTCCCCGCCATCCGGGGCCTGACGGGAATCATTCGCCTTCCACCGCACAAGGGCCCGCCATGCCGCATAAACACGCTGTCGTCGTACTCGCCGGGATCGTCCTCGGGGTGCTGCTGGGGGTTGCCCTGGGCTGGCAAGGGGGGACCGCCGTGGCCGCCGTCGCGTGGATGGGCACGGTGTTCCTCAACGCCCTGCAGATCCTGGTCATCCCGCTGGTGCTGGCGGCGGTCATCAGCGGCGTGGCCAGCGTGGGGGACGTCCGGCACTTCGGCGCCCTCGGCGGTCTGACCGTGGTCTACTACCTGGTCACCACCGCCATCGCCGTGCTCATCGGCCTGCTCATGGTGAACTGGATCCAGCCCGGGGCCGGCGTGGGCCTGGAGGCCGCGGGGCGGCTACCGGAGACCATCGCCGAGGGCGGCGGCGCGGACGCCCGGGCCTTCATCGATTCGATCCTGCCACCGAACCTGGTGGCCGCCGCCGCGGACACCAAGCTGCTGCCCCTGATCGTCTTCGCCCTGGCCTTCGGGGTGGCCATGCTGGCGGTGGGCAAGACCGGACGGCCGGTGGCGGAATTCTTCCAGAGCTTCAACGAAGTGATCATGAAGCTGGTGATCTGGCTCATGTACCTGGCCCCGCTCGGCATCCTGGGTCTGGTGGCGGGCCGGCTGGGCCAGGCGGGCGGCGGCGAGGCCCTGGTGGATCAGCTTACGGCGGTGGCCTGGCACGTGGTGACGGTGGTGTCGGCCCTGGCCATCCATGCCGCCGTGCTCTTCCTCATTCTCTGGCTGGTGGCGGGACGGGGGCTGAGCTATCTGGTCACCATGCTGCGGGCGC containing:
- a CDS encoding dicarboxylate/amino acid:cation symporter is translated as MPHKHAVVVLAGIVLGVLLGVALGWQGGTAVAAVAWMGTVFLNALQILVIPLVLAAVISGVASVGDVRHFGALGGLTVVYYLVTTAIAVLIGLLMVNWIQPGAGVGLEAAGRLPETIAEGGGADARAFIDSILPPNLVAAAADTKLLPLIVFALAFGVAMLAVGKTGRPVAEFFQSFNEVIMKLVIWLMYLAPLGILGLVAGRLGQAGGGEALVDQLTAVAWHVVTVVSALAIHAAVLFLILWLVAGRGLSYLVTMLRALFVALGTASSSATLPLTIEGVRENGVDPRAARIVLPLGATINMDGTALYEACAVLFIAQAYGLDLTLAQQAIVFVTATLAAIGAAGIPEAGLVTMVIVLNAVGLPLEGIGLLLAVDWLLDRFRTATNVWGDAVGGAVVHRFMGRWGPAAGDAPAR